The following proteins are encoded in a genomic region of Actinomadura sp. NAK00032:
- a CDS encoding dodecin yields MTDRTYRVTEIVGTSPESVETAIRNGVRRAAETLRHLDWFEVREVRGQIEDGEVAHFQVTMKVGFRLEDT; encoded by the coding sequence ATGACCGATCGCACGTACCGGGTGACGGAGATCGTGGGGACCTCCCCGGAGTCGGTGGAGACCGCCATCCGCAACGGCGTCCGCCGCGCCGCCGAGACCCTCCGCCACCTGGACTGGTTCGAGGTGCGCGAGGTCCGCGGCCAGATCGAGGACGGCGAGGTGGCGCATTTCCAGGTGACGATGAAGGTCGGCTTCCGCCTGGAGGACACCTGA
- a CDS encoding metallopeptidase TldD-related protein — MRPQEAVERALSLSRADDCVVIADETSTANLRWAGNTLTTNGVTRSSRLTVIALRETAGGVAAGVVSRSAVGAGGIEELVRAAEADAAGNEPAEDAAPLVTGGPAGASGWDDDPAETGIGVFEGLAPALGEAFAAAQSADRRLYGFANHVLTSTFLGSSAGLRLRHDQPTGLLELNAKGTGGSAWAGVGTRDFAGVDVPALTADLARRLDWGERRVDLPAGRYETILPPSAVADLMIYLYWSAGAQDAHDGRTVFSAPGGGTRVGERLASLPLTLSSDPAAPGMQSAPFVVAHASGRESSVFDNGLPLTATDWIRDGELTSLTQTRHSAERTGLPVTPAIDNLSLVGPDGGATLEEMVARTERGLLLTCLWYIREVDPQSLLLTGLTRDGVYLVEDGEVVGAVNNFRFNESPVDLLSRVGEIGETGATLPREWSDYFTRTAMPALRVGDFNMSTVSQAS; from the coding sequence ATGCGGCCGCAGGAGGCCGTCGAACGGGCCCTGTCGCTGTCCCGCGCCGACGACTGCGTCGTCATCGCCGACGAGACCAGCACCGCGAACCTGCGGTGGGCGGGCAACACCCTCACCACCAACGGCGTCACCCGCTCCAGCCGGCTCACCGTCATCGCCCTGCGCGAGACCGCCGGCGGCGTCGCCGCGGGCGTGGTGTCGCGGTCCGCGGTCGGCGCCGGCGGCATCGAGGAACTCGTCCGCGCCGCCGAGGCCGACGCCGCCGGCAACGAGCCCGCCGAGGACGCCGCGCCCCTCGTCACCGGCGGGCCCGCCGGCGCGTCCGGCTGGGACGACGACCCCGCCGAGACCGGCATCGGCGTGTTCGAGGGCCTCGCGCCCGCGCTCGGCGAGGCGTTCGCCGCCGCGCAGTCCGCCGACCGCCGCCTCTACGGCTTCGCCAACCACGTCCTCACCTCGACGTTCCTCGGCAGCTCCGCCGGGCTGCGGCTCCGCCACGACCAGCCCACCGGGCTGCTGGAACTCAACGCCAAGGGCACCGGCGGCTCCGCGTGGGCCGGCGTCGGCACCCGCGACTTCGCCGGCGTCGACGTCCCCGCCCTCACCGCCGACCTCGCGCGGCGGCTCGACTGGGGCGAGCGGCGCGTCGACCTGCCCGCCGGGCGGTACGAGACGATCCTGCCGCCGTCCGCCGTCGCCGACCTGATGATCTACCTGTACTGGTCCGCGGGCGCGCAGGACGCCCACGACGGCCGCACCGTGTTCAGCGCCCCCGGCGGCGGCACCCGCGTCGGCGAGCGGCTCGCGAGCCTGCCCCTCACCCTGTCCAGCGACCCCGCCGCGCCCGGCATGCAGAGCGCCCCGTTCGTCGTCGCGCACGCCTCCGGACGCGAATCGTCGGTCTTCGACAACGGGCTCCCGCTCACCGCCACCGACTGGATCCGGGACGGGGAGCTCACCTCCCTCACCCAGACCCGGCACTCCGCCGAACGCACCGGGCTGCCCGTCACACCGGCCATCGACAACCTCAGCCTCGTCGGGCCGGACGGGGGCGCCACCCTGGAGGAGATGGTCGCCCGCACCGAGCGCGGGCTGCTGCTCACCTGCCTGTGGTACATCCGCGAAGTCGACCCGCAGAGCCTGCTGCTCACCGGCCTCACCCGCGACGGGGTCTACCTCGTCGAAGACGGCGAAGTCGTCGGAGCGGTCAACAACTTCCGGTTCAACGAGAGCCCCGTGGACCTGCTGTCGCGGGTCGGGGAGATCGGGGAGACGGGGGCGACGCTGCCGCGCGAGTGGTCGGACTACTTCACCCGGACGGCGATGCCGGCGCTGAGGGTCGGCGACTTCAACATGTCGACGGTCTCGCAGGCGTCCTGA
- a CDS encoding TldD/PmbA family protein: protein MHDIDPAFTALPLRALADAALTRARELGAEHADFRLERIRSQTLRLHDAALETALDADDVGLSVRVVKDGTWGFAAGIDLTPDGAARVAAQAVEVAAVAGPVNREPIELAPEPVHGERTWVSSYETDPFAVPTGEKVALLAGWSRRLLGDDRVDHVDATLLQVKENKFFADLAGTVTTQQRVRLHPVVNAVGIAGGLFDTMRTLAPPAGYGWEWLTGDHWDWDGELARIPELLAEKLAAPSVDPGAYDVVIDPSNLWLTIHESIGHATELDRALGYEAAYAGTSFATPDKLGALQYGSKVMNITGDRTTEHGLATIGYDDEGVRTQSFDIVSEGLFTGYQTDRRIARLTGAGRSNGCAFADAASSMPIQRMANVSLKPAEGGPSTDELIAGVERGIYIAGDKSWSIDMQRYNFQFTGQRFYKIENGRLAGQLRDVAYQATTTDFWNSMEAVGGPQTYVLGGAFNCGKGQPGQVAPVSHGCPSALFRGVNILNTLKEAGQ from the coding sequence GTGCATGACATCGATCCCGCCTTCACGGCGCTGCCGCTCCGCGCGCTGGCCGACGCGGCCCTCACCCGGGCCCGCGAGCTGGGCGCCGAGCACGCCGACTTCCGCCTCGAACGCATCCGCAGCCAGACCCTCCGGCTCCACGACGCCGCCCTGGAGACCGCGCTGGACGCCGACGACGTCGGCCTGTCCGTCCGCGTCGTCAAGGACGGCACCTGGGGCTTCGCCGCCGGCATCGACCTCACCCCCGACGGGGCCGCGCGCGTCGCCGCGCAGGCCGTCGAGGTCGCCGCCGTCGCGGGGCCCGTCAACCGCGAGCCCATCGAACTCGCCCCCGAACCCGTGCACGGGGAGCGGACGTGGGTGTCGTCCTACGAGACCGACCCGTTCGCCGTGCCGACCGGCGAGAAGGTCGCGCTGCTGGCCGGGTGGAGCCGCCGGCTGCTCGGCGACGACCGCGTCGACCACGTCGACGCGACGCTGCTGCAGGTCAAGGAGAACAAGTTCTTCGCCGACCTCGCCGGGACCGTCACCACCCAGCAGCGCGTCCGCCTGCACCCCGTCGTGAACGCCGTCGGCATCGCCGGCGGGCTGTTCGACACCATGCGCACGCTCGCGCCGCCCGCCGGATACGGGTGGGAGTGGCTGACCGGAGACCACTGGGACTGGGACGGCGAACTCGCCCGCATCCCCGAGCTGCTCGCCGAGAAGCTCGCCGCGCCGAGCGTCGACCCCGGCGCCTACGACGTCGTCATCGACCCGTCGAACCTGTGGCTGACCATCCACGAGTCGATCGGGCACGCCACCGAGCTCGACCGGGCCCTCGGCTACGAGGCCGCCTACGCCGGCACCTCCTTCGCCACCCCCGACAAGCTCGGCGCCTTGCAGTACGGGTCCAAGGTCATGAACATCACCGGGGACCGCACCACCGAGCACGGCCTCGCCACCATCGGCTACGACGACGAGGGCGTGCGGACCCAGTCGTTCGACATCGTGTCCGAGGGCCTGTTCACCGGGTACCAGACCGACCGGCGCATCGCCCGCCTCACCGGCGCCGGCCGCTCCAACGGCTGCGCGTTCGCCGACGCGGCGTCCAGCATGCCGATCCAGCGGATGGCGAACGTCTCCCTCAAGCCCGCCGAGGGCGGCCCCTCCACCGACGAGCTGATCGCCGGCGTCGAGCGCGGCATCTACATCGCCGGCGACAAGAGCTGGTCGATCGACATGCAGCGGTACAACTTCCAGTTCACCGGCCAGCGCTTCTACAAGATCGAGAACGGGCGGCTGGCCGGGCAGCTCCGCGACGTCGCCTACCAGGCCACCACCACCGACTTCTGGAACTCCATGGAGGCCGTCGGCGGCCCCCAGACCTACGTGCTCGGCGGCGCGTTCAACTGCGGCAAGGGCCAGCCCGGGCAGGTCGCGCCCGTCAGCCACGGCTGCCCGTCCGCGCTGTTTCGCGGCGTCAACATCCTCAACACGCTGAAGGAGGCCGGCCAGTGA
- a CDS encoding DUF3099 domain-containing protein encodes MKVNPRHHREPAVYTVTDAPRPMSEDISRRQRRYLISMGVRTGCFVGAVVAAVAGAPWWLAMLMVVGALLLPYIAVVVANGGREPTASASFQDRTRPELGAGGQEPGQKPDSGQRPEIGS; translated from the coding sequence GTGAAGGTCAATCCCCGCCACCACCGGGAGCCGGCGGTCTACACGGTCACCGACGCTCCCCGTCCCATGTCGGAGGACATCAGCCGCCGGCAGCGCCGGTACCTGATCTCCATGGGGGTGCGGACCGGCTGCTTCGTCGGCGCGGTCGTCGCCGCGGTCGCGGGGGCGCCGTGGTGGCTGGCGATGCTGATGGTCGTCGGCGCCCTGCTGCTCCCCTACATCGCGGTCGTCGTCGCCAACGGCGGGCGCGAGCCCACGGCGTCGGCGTCGTTCCAGGACCGGACGCGGCCGGAGCTCGGCGCGGGGGGCCAGGAGCCGGGACAGAAGCCGGATTCCGGACAGCGACCGGAAATCGGGTCGTGA
- a CDS encoding beta-ketoacyl-ACP reductase, with protein sequence MSRSVLVTGGNRGIGLAIARELAAAGDAVAVTYRSGEPPEGLFGVRCDVTDAEDVDAAFGKVEAEQGPVEVVVANAGITKDTLLAIMSEDTFTSVLDTNLTGSFRVAKRAVKGMMRKRSGRIVLVSSVVGLMGSPGQSNYAASKAGMVGFARSLARELGSRNITVNVVAPGFVDTDMTAVLSEDQQKAITAAVPLGRIARPEEIAKAVRFVASEDAAYITGAVIPVDGGLGMGH encoded by the coding sequence ATGAGTCGCTCTGTCCTCGTGACCGGCGGTAACCGGGGCATCGGCCTGGCGATCGCCCGCGAGCTGGCCGCGGCGGGCGACGCGGTCGCCGTCACCTACCGGTCGGGGGAGCCCCCCGAGGGGCTGTTCGGCGTCCGCTGCGACGTGACCGACGCCGAGGACGTCGACGCGGCGTTCGGCAAGGTCGAGGCTGAGCAGGGCCCCGTCGAGGTGGTCGTCGCCAACGCGGGCATCACCAAGGACACGCTGCTGGCCATCATGAGCGAGGACACGTTCACCTCCGTGCTCGACACGAACCTGACGGGTTCGTTCCGGGTCGCGAAGCGGGCCGTGAAGGGCATGATGCGCAAGCGGTCCGGGCGGATCGTGCTGGTGTCGTCGGTCGTCGGGCTGATGGGGTCGCCGGGGCAGTCGAACTACGCGGCGTCCAAGGCGGGCATGGTCGGGTTCGCCCGGTCGCTGGCCCGCGAGCTCGGCTCCCGCAACATCACGGTGAACGTGGTGGCGCCCGGGTTCGTCGACACCGACATGACGGCCGTGCTCAGCGAGGACCAGCAGAAGGCCATCACCGCGGCGGTCCCGCTCGGGCGGATCGCGCGGCCGGAGGAGATCGCGAAGGCGGTGCGGTTCGTCGCGAGCGAGGACGCCGCCTACATCACCGGGGCCGTGATCCCGGTCGACGGCGGACTGGGAATGGGGCACTGA
- a CDS encoding substrate-binding and VWA domain-containing protein, translating into MSGHDDVPEWAPRSSAEPGGIPYVFLGVSEPSGPPVVRAERARAAGPAHAAVKPRRRREAGPRRVGGVLLGPLAGAVGLVLLTGAAAYAFGTGGGCSGGEVAVSVAVAPDVAPAVVRAAGRFNDARHEVDGRCVSARVRATDPAAVATLLSGKGVAGVSERPDVWIPDSSLWIGLAGGRSSVLGSVATTPIVVAMPRGLALQLRNLGAPARPSWTELLAAAGTAEGAAGDSVIPPRLLRLQVPDPGRSATGMGTLVLANTLLKRSPAGFTGVVRTIREGVAVSVKAEFDAFRTGAADRYPVALAPEQAVRAYNSRRPAAPVVAVHPAEGTVYLDHPVAVLAPGKARAARLLWRELSGAAVRDDVRRLGFRAPGGAASPEALPAVPAAEVRRIMQSWAQLSLSIRMLSIIDVSGSMDERVAPGVTRLQSTVRTAQGGLSLLPEDSELGQWIFSTELEGGRDWRELVSVGPLDERLGSATRRQLVLSAFARIRVKPHGDTGLYETVMAAFDYMKRTYKPEYVNSVLLWTDGRNEDPGGPSLEETLDHMRREYDPERPVQVNMLGYGRGVDVDELRRIARVTHGDAYVAETPGQIQGIFLKAVSRRVCEPDC; encoded by the coding sequence ATGAGCGGACACGACGACGTACCCGAGTGGGCGCCCCGGAGTTCGGCGGAGCCGGGGGGCATCCCCTACGTCTTCCTCGGTGTCTCGGAGCCGAGCGGGCCTCCCGTCGTCCGGGCGGAGCGGGCTCGGGCGGCCGGGCCGGCGCATGCGGCGGTGAAGCCACGGCGGCGGCGCGAGGCCGGGCCCCGCCGGGTCGGCGGCGTCCTGCTCGGGCCGCTGGCGGGGGCCGTCGGGCTGGTGCTGCTCACCGGGGCCGCCGCGTACGCGTTCGGTACGGGCGGCGGGTGCTCCGGCGGCGAGGTCGCGGTCAGCGTGGCGGTGGCGCCGGACGTCGCGCCCGCGGTCGTCCGGGCGGCGGGGCGGTTCAACGACGCCCGGCACGAGGTGGACGGGCGCTGCGTCAGCGCGCGGGTGCGCGCGACCGACCCGGCCGCCGTCGCGACGCTGCTGTCCGGCAAGGGCGTGGCCGGCGTCAGCGAGCGGCCCGATGTCTGGATCCCCGATTCGTCGTTGTGGATCGGGCTGGCTGGGGGGAGATCGAGCGTGCTCGGGAGTGTCGCCACTACGCCGATCGTGGTGGCGATGCCCCGTGGGCTCGCGCTGCAGTTGCGCAATCTCGGGGCGCCGGCGCGGCCCTCCTGGACCGAGCTGCTCGCCGCGGCGGGGACCGCGGAGGGTGCCGCCGGCGACTCGGTGATTCCGCCGCGGCTGTTGCGGTTGCAGGTTCCCGACCCCGGGCGCAGCGCCACGGGGATGGGCACGCTGGTGCTGGCGAACACGTTGCTGAAGCGCTCCCCCGCCGGGTTCACCGGTGTGGTGCGGACGATCCGGGAGGGCGTCGCGGTGTCGGTCAAGGCCGAGTTCGACGCGTTCCGCACCGGTGCGGCCGACCGGTACCCGGTCGCGCTCGCGCCGGAGCAGGCCGTGCGCGCCTACAACTCCCGGCGTCCCGCCGCGCCGGTGGTCGCCGTGCATCCGGCGGAGGGGACGGTCTACCTCGACCATCCGGTCGCCGTGCTGGCTCCGGGCAAGGCACGTGCGGCGCGGCTCCTGTGGCGGGAGCTGTCGGGCGCGGCCGTCCGTGACGACGTGCGGCGGCTGGGGTTCCGGGCTCCCGGTGGTGCCGCGTCGCCGGAGGCGCTTCCGGCGGTGCCGGCCGCCGAGGTGCGGCGGATCATGCAGTCGTGGGCGCAGCTGTCGCTGAGCATCCGGATGCTCAGCATCATCGACGTGTCCGGGTCGATGGACGAGCGGGTCGCGCCGGGCGTGACGCGGCTGCAGTCCACCGTGCGGACCGCGCAGGGCGGGCTGTCGCTGCTGCCGGAGGACAGCGAGCTCGGCCAGTGGATCTTCTCCACCGAGCTGGAGGGCGGGCGGGACTGGCGGGAGCTGGTGAGCGTGGGGCCGCTGGACGAGCGGCTCGGCTCGGCGACCCGCCGCCAGCTCGTGCTGAGCGCGTTCGCGCGGATCCGGGTGAAGCCGCACGGCGACACCGGGCTGTACGAGACGGTCATGGCCGCCTTCGACTACATGAAGCGGACCTACAAGCCCGAGTACGTGAACTCGGTGCTGCTGTGGACCGACGGCCGCAACGAGGACCCGGGCGGCCCGTCCCTGGAGGAGACCCTGGACCACATGCGCCGCGAGTACGACCCGGAGCGCCCGGTGCAGGTCAACATGCTCGGCTACGGGCGCGGCGTGGACGTCGATGAGCTGCGGCGGATCGCGCGGGTCACGCACGGCGACGCCTACGTGGCCGAGACGCCCGGGCAGATCCAGGGCATCTTCCTCAAGGCCGTGTCGCGGCGCGTCTGCGAACCGGACTGCTGA
- the fabI gene encoding enoyl-ACP reductase FabI has protein sequence MGILEGKRILVTGVLTDASIGFHIARVAQEQGAEVVLTAYPRPTLTARTAKRLPTGPDNPPPVIELDATSAEQLDALAGNLREQGFDHLDGVVHAIAFAPQTALGGAFLETPWEDVATAVHASAYSLKSLTTACLPLMKDGGSVVGLDFDATKAWPVYDWMGVAKAGLESCARYLAKYLGPQGIRVNLVAAGPLATMAAKSIPGFEGMTDMWPKAAPLGWDIKDSEPTARACAALLSDWFPATTGEIVHVDGGIHAIGGAY, from the coding sequence ATGGGCATTCTCGAAGGCAAGCGGATCCTGGTCACCGGCGTCCTCACCGACGCCTCGATCGGCTTCCACATCGCGCGGGTCGCGCAGGAGCAGGGCGCCGAGGTCGTCCTGACCGCCTACCCGCGCCCGACCCTCACGGCGCGGACCGCGAAGCGGCTGCCGACGGGGCCGGACAACCCGCCGCCGGTGATCGAGCTGGACGCCACCAGCGCCGAGCAGCTGGACGCCCTGGCCGGGAACCTGCGCGAGCAGGGCTTCGACCACCTCGACGGCGTCGTCCACGCGATCGCGTTCGCGCCGCAGACCGCGCTCGGCGGCGCGTTCCTGGAGACGCCGTGGGAGGACGTGGCGACGGCCGTGCACGCCTCGGCGTACTCGCTGAAGTCGCTGACGACGGCGTGCCTGCCGCTGATGAAGGACGGCGGCTCGGTCGTCGGCCTGGACTTCGACGCCACCAAGGCGTGGCCGGTGTACGACTGGATGGGCGTGGCGAAGGCCGGCCTGGAGTCGTGCGCCCGCTACCTGGCCAAGTACCTGGGCCCGCAGGGCATCCGGGTGAACCTGGTCGCCGCCGGTCCGCTGGCGACGATGGCGGCCAAGAGCATCCCCGGCTTCGAGGGCATGACGGACATGTGGCCGAAGGCGGCCCCGCTCGGCTGGGACATCAAGGACAGCGAGCCCACGGCCCGCGCCTGCGCGGCGCTGCTGTCGGACTGGTTCCCGGCCACCACGGGCGAGATCGTCCACGTCGACGGCGGCATCCACGCCATCGGCGGCGCGTACTAG
- a CDS encoding aldo/keto reductase: MKERHLGRSGLLVSRLGLGTMTWGQDTDPDEAAAQLAAFVDAGGTLIDTADVYTGGVAERILGHLLRETVDRDGLVVSTKAAIRPNGRYDGSRRHLLGALDASLDRLDLDHVDLWQLHVYDPATPLEETLSALDEAVASGRTRYVGVANYAGWQVAKAAAWQRAWPGRAPVVSAQLEYSLLARDIEREVVPAALDAGAGLLPWSPLGRGVLTGKYRTGIPAGSRAAAPHFADFVSPYLDEECARIVESVVTAAEGLGRSPLAVALAWVRDREGVAAPIVGARTAAQLGAILESEDLTLPTEIRGALDDVSDTATGSP; the protein is encoded by the coding sequence ATGAAGGAGCGTCACCTCGGGAGGAGCGGGCTGCTGGTGTCCCGGCTGGGCCTCGGCACCATGACCTGGGGGCAGGACACCGACCCGGACGAGGCCGCGGCGCAGCTCGCCGCGTTCGTGGACGCCGGGGGCACGCTGATCGACACCGCCGACGTCTACACCGGCGGCGTCGCCGAGCGGATCCTCGGCCACCTGCTGCGCGAGACCGTCGACCGGGACGGCCTGGTGGTCTCCACCAAGGCGGCGATCCGGCCGAACGGCCGCTACGACGGGTCCCGCCGGCACCTGCTCGGCGCCCTGGACGCCTCCCTGGACCGGCTCGACCTCGACCACGTCGACCTGTGGCAGCTGCACGTCTACGACCCGGCGACGCCGCTGGAGGAGACGCTGTCGGCGCTGGACGAGGCGGTCGCGTCCGGCCGCACCCGCTACGTCGGGGTCGCCAACTACGCCGGCTGGCAGGTCGCCAAGGCCGCCGCGTGGCAGCGCGCCTGGCCGGGCCGCGCCCCGGTGGTGTCGGCGCAGCTGGAGTACTCGCTGCTGGCCCGCGACATCGAGCGGGAGGTCGTGCCGGCCGCGCTGGACGCCGGGGCGGGGCTGCTGCCGTGGTCGCCGCTCGGCCGCGGCGTGCTCACCGGCAAGTACCGCACCGGGATCCCCGCCGGGTCGCGCGCCGCCGCCCCGCACTTCGCCGACTTCGTCTCGCCCTACCTCGACGAGGAGTGCGCCCGGATCGTGGAGTCGGTGGTGACCGCCGCCGAGGGCCTCGGCCGGTCCCCGCTCGCGGTGGCGCTGGCGTGGGTCCGCGACCGGGAGGGCGTCGCCGCGCCGATCGTCGGCGCCCGGACCGCCGCGCAGCTCGGCGCGATCCTGGAGAGCGAGGACCTGACGCTGCCGACCGAGATCCGGGGGGCGCTCGACGACGTCTCCGACACCGCGACGGGAAGCCCGTGA
- a CDS encoding helix-hairpin-helix domain-containing protein, with translation MTDIPEPASDTPTPAERAARAAEALRAAEAAAGALDDRAPASAQPEPGPAASGPPASPPPAASPLPAASGRSDREGAAALSELFAATGVPAPLAAGALARLGPDAADRLRADPWRLLRVPGVRPPQADHFARAVLGDAAGPGDPRRGRALVLHLLTEAARAGHTVTPAAEVVAALERARVPDPRAAVEAALDEAEVLSLTEEPEFDEESFDEDAEPEEPEEMLGAERWALAEEAAAEGFQRLTLTAAPLLDDAAVKELRDGLPEDRSLALTAALRTGVSVLRGDADGLAAAAAGIAGAAAGAGLRAAVAAPTDRAAAGLPAAGGAAVTGLHRLLEPREAPGGVAYGRGERHPLDLDLLVVSDASALDVELCAALAEACPDGAHLLLCAEPGAAPPAGPGRPLDDLEASETVPVVTLDAAPPSGPLGVLAAAVRGGDLPAVDAPDREVVIVPAADPGEAVHRAVQLVTDSIPRALGIPAGDVQAVAPAAGGPAGAGALNAALKARLNPGPGAFGGMDPGDRVVVAAPLPQAAVGETGTVAGGGPHGLDIDFPAGPATVAPADAARLRHGWAVPVALARGTRRPAVVAVLPAEGLSRPLVATAFGLATRHLSVVQAAGPALAAAVRDGGPPPRRTRLASLVRQ, from the coding sequence GTGACCGACATCCCCGAACCCGCATCCGACACCCCCACCCCCGCCGAGCGGGCGGCGCGCGCGGCCGAGGCGCTGCGCGCGGCCGAGGCCGCCGCCGGGGCCCTGGACGACCGCGCGCCCGCGAGCGCCCAGCCAGAGCCCGGGCCCGCGGCGAGCGGGCCGCCCGCCTCCCCGCCGCCGGCCGCGTCCCCGCTGCCGGCCGCGTCCGGGCGTAGCGACCGCGAGGGGGCGGCCGCCCTGTCCGAGCTGTTCGCCGCGACGGGCGTGCCCGCGCCGCTCGCGGCCGGCGCCCTCGCCCGGCTCGGCCCGGACGCCGCGGACCGGCTGCGCGCCGACCCGTGGCGGCTGCTGCGCGTCCCCGGCGTCCGGCCCCCGCAGGCCGACCACTTCGCGCGCGCCGTCCTCGGCGACGCGGCGGGGCCGGGCGACCCGCGGCGCGGCCGGGCGCTGGTGCTGCACCTGCTCACCGAGGCGGCGCGCGCGGGGCACACCGTCACGCCCGCCGCCGAGGTGGTCGCGGCGCTGGAGCGCGCCCGCGTCCCGGACCCGCGCGCCGCCGTGGAGGCCGCGCTGGACGAGGCCGAGGTCCTGTCCCTCACCGAGGAGCCGGAGTTCGACGAGGAGTCCTTCGACGAGGACGCCGAGCCGGAGGAGCCCGAGGAGATGCTCGGCGCGGAGCGGTGGGCGCTCGCCGAGGAGGCCGCCGCCGAGGGGTTCCAGCGGCTCACGCTCACCGCCGCGCCGCTGCTGGACGACGCCGCCGTCAAGGAGCTGCGCGACGGGCTGCCCGAGGACCGGTCGCTCGCGCTCACCGCGGCGCTGCGCACCGGCGTCAGCGTCCTGCGCGGCGACGCCGACGGCCTCGCCGCGGCCGCCGCCGGGATCGCCGGCGCCGCCGCGGGCGCCGGGCTGCGGGCCGCCGTCGCGGCGCCGACCGACCGCGCCGCCGCCGGGCTGCCCGCCGCCGGGGGCGCGGCGGTCACCGGCCTGCACCGGCTCCTGGAACCGCGGGAGGCGCCCGGCGGCGTCGCCTACGGGCGCGGCGAGCGGCACCCCCTCGACCTCGACCTGCTCGTGGTGTCGGACGCGTCCGCGCTCGACGTCGAGCTGTGCGCGGCGCTGGCGGAGGCGTGCCCGGACGGCGCCCACCTGCTGCTGTGCGCCGAGCCCGGCGCCGCGCCGCCCGCCGGGCCGGGCCGGCCGCTGGACGACCTGGAGGCGTCGGAGACCGTCCCCGTCGTCACGCTCGACGCGGCGCCGCCGTCCGGCCCGCTCGGCGTGCTGGCGGCGGCGGTGCGCGGCGGCGACCTGCCCGCCGTGGACGCGCCCGACCGGGAGGTCGTCATCGTGCCCGCCGCCGATCCGGGCGAGGCGGTGCACCGGGCCGTGCAGCTGGTCACCGACTCCATCCCCCGCGCGCTCGGCATCCCCGCCGGGGACGTCCAGGCCGTCGCGCCCGCCGCGGGCGGCCCGGCGGGCGCGGGCGCGCTCAACGCGGCGCTGAAGGCCCGGCTGAACCCTGGGCCCGGCGCGTTCGGCGGGATGGACCCCGGCGACCGGGTCGTCGTGGCCGCGCCGCTCCCCCAGGCCGCGGTCGGCGAGACCGGCACGGTGGCCGGCGGCGGCCCGCACGGCCTCGACATCGACTTCCCCGCCGGCCCGGCCACCGTCGCCCCGGCGGACGCGGCCCGGCTGCGGCACGGCTGGGCCGTGCCCGTCGCGCTGGCGCGCGGGACGCGCCGCCCCGCCGTCGTGGCGGTGCTGCCCGCCGAGGGGCTGTCGCGGCCGCTGGTGGCCACCGCGTTCGGGCTGGCGACGCGGCACCTGTCGGTCGTGCAGGCGGCCGGGCCGGCGCTGGCCGCGGCCGTGCGCGACGGGGGCCCGCCGCCGCGGCGCACCCGCCTTGCGTCACTCGTCCGCCAGTGA